A genomic segment from Necator americanus strain Aroian chromosome III, whole genome shotgun sequence encodes:
- a CDS encoding hypothetical protein (NECATOR_CHRIII.G11037.T1), translating to MLDDIGVTSVAQTVKNHKSSYVQGAEWLAKKKKLRDAWFTSQHKTTTTTTDPPSDRSSTILFAVFGFLALITIIALVTWAVKRNVVKQQGKRDRKVQEHQELLEQSIRSRSLLLDIEN from the exons atgcttgatgacatCGGAGTCACTTCGGTGGCACAAACCGTGAAAAATCATAAGTCGTCGTACGTGCAAGGCG CGGAGTGgctggcaaagaagaaaaaattgagagatgCATGGTTCACATCTCAACAtaagacgacgacgacgacgacagaTCCACCCTCTGATCGATCCTCTACTATTCTTTTCGCAGTATTCGGATTCCTCGCTTTGATAACGATCATCGCGCTAGTg ACTTGGGCTGTGAAACGAAACGTCGTGAAACAGCAAGGGAAGCGTGACCGCAAAGTCCAGGAACATCAAGAACTACTCGAGCAGTCTATTCGCTCGAGGTCTTTGCTGCTCGacatagaaaattaa